The sequence below is a genomic window from Candidatus Binatia bacterium.
AGGCGATGCTCCTCGGCTACGAGGCTCTCGATGTGGTCGCGTATCTCGGCGTCGTTCATGGACGAAACCCCCTTCGCGTCTGGCTAGCTGCGCGCAGCGGCTGCGCCGCTCCTCCCGCCGCGTCGCGCTCGCGCAAGAGAACGCCGAGCAAGAGATCGGCCGTCGTCGCGATACCCTCGTCGCGGCCGAGCAGTTCGAGCGCCGCGTCGAGGATAATGACGCCCGCCGGAAGGATATCGGCGCGCTGCGGCTTCATTCCGACGATCCGTTTGCGTTCTTCGAGCGGCATCTTCAGCAACCGTTCCAACGTGCGCTGCAGATCGCCGCGCTTCAGCGAATATGCCGAGGCCGGCGCGACGCGCCCGCGCACGATCGCGGCGGCCGTCGTAGCGGTTCCGCCGACGAGCGCCAACCGCTGCACCGGCGGCGACTCCTTGAGCGGCTGCAACGCGTCGACGGCAAGCGCGCGAGCCTTTGCAACGGCGTCGTCGCCGATCGCTCCGTCGCGTCCGGCGAGACTCGGCACGGCTTCGGTGAGGCGAACCGCGCCGATCTCGCACGAGATGACGTTATCGGGCTCGCTCGTGACGCCCGACGCATACTCGGTGCTCCCGCCGCCGAGATCGAGCACGCCGACGCGTTCGTCGCGTAACGCGCCGAGCGCGGTCAGCGCCCCGCGATACGAAGCGGCCGCCTCTTCTTCGCCCGAGAGAATGCGCAGCGGTACGCCGATCTGCGCCTCAAGGCGCCGCGAGAACTCGTCGCCGTTGTCGGCGCGGCGTATCGCGCTCGTGGCTATCGCGAAGAGCCGGACGTAATGCCCCCTGACGGAGCGCAGATGCTGCGCGACGGCATCGAGCGTGCGCCGCATCGGCTCGTCGCCGAGATGCCCGCGCGCGCCCAGCCCTTCACCGATGCGCGTTCCGATCGACCGCGCGACCTCGACGTGCGGATCTTCGGGTGCTAGGTCGGCGAGGAGCAGGCGCGTCGAGTTCGTGCCGATCGAGACGATCGCATGGCGCTTGCTCAACCGTGCTTCGCTTCAAAGAGCGCGGCGCGGCGTTTCTTCCGTAGGAAATGCCGTTCTGCAGCCGGCACGCCGTCGGCCGGCTCCCATTCCTCGGTGCTCTTGAGAAACGCCGCGATCTGGTCCTCGAGAGCGTCGTCGCTAATCTGCGGCGCGAGCGAGACCGCGCATCGCCGGCCGGCTCGCCGTACTTCGAACGCCAGCCGCTTCTTACCGAGGAGCGAACGGCGATAGAGATCGCGGTGGGTCTCGACGTCCGATGGGCTCGCGCTGGCGAGGTCGCCGTCGTCCAGCCGCACCGTCGCGCCGTATGCGTTGAGGTTGATGACGATGCCGCCCGCAGTGGCGCTCAAGGAGCGGTCGACGGCTGGGCCGGCGCGGGCTGGGGGGAGATGAAGATCAGGGCCTCGTTCGGGCGCACGAGGCGCAAGCGGTCGTGAATTTCAGGTATCGCGCCCTCGGGATCGCGCAGGCGCCGCAGTTCTTGCTGCTGTTCGTCGCGCCGGCGTGAGAGGTCGGAGATGTCGGAGCGGATCGCCGCAAGCTCGTGGGCCGCGGTGAGATTCTCGCCGAGCGCGCGGGCGAACTGGATCGTGATCAGCGTGCCGACCAGGAGCGCGATCGCCGCGGCCGTCAATCGGCCCGCGAAGCGGAGAACCTGGTTGCCGCGCCGCCTCAACCGGGGCTGCCTACGGGCTTCAGACCCTCGGTCTGCCACTCGCCCAATCGCCGGTACTTGCGGTAGCGCTCGTCCAAGAGTCTCTCGGGCGGGAGCGCCGCGTACCGCGTGATCGCCGAGTCCACCGCGTCGAGCGTGCGCGTCACCACGTCCTGGGCGTTGCGGTGAGCGCCTCCGAGCGGCTCTGCAACGATCTCGTCCACGATGCCGAAACGGCGCAAATCATCGGCTGTCAACTTCAACCGCGCCGCCGCTTCTTCCGCTTTGCTCGCATCGGACCAGAGAATCGCCGCGCAGCCCTCGGGCGACGCAACCGAGTAGGTGCTGTGCTCGAGCATCAGCACGCGATCCGCGATCGCGAGGGCCAGCGCGCCGCCGGATCCGCCCTCTCCGATCACCGTCGCGACGATCGGAACGCGCGCGGTCGCGAACGCCTGCAGGCAGGTTGCTATCGCCTCGGATTGCGCGTGTTCCTCGGAACTGATGCCGGGGTCGGCGCCCTTTGTGTCCACGAAGGTCACGACCGGCACGCCGAACCGAGCGGCGAGCCTCACCAGCCGCGTCGCCTTGCGATACCCCTCGGGGGCGGGCATGCCGAAATTGCGCCGCAGATTCTCCTTCGTATCGCGGCCGCGCTGCTGACCGATGACCATAACCGGGCGCGCTCTCAGTAGCGCGAAGCCGCCGACGATCGAGGGATCGTCGCGATAGTGACGGTCGCCGTGGAGCTCGTCGAACCGGTCGAACCGAGAGATGTAGTCGAGCGACGTCGGCCGGTCGGGATGGCGCGCCATGTGCACCTTCTCCCACGGCGAGAGCGTCCCGAAGAACTCCTTGAGCAGCTCCTGGTACTTCGCTTCGAGCGCGGCGATCTCGCTCGACATGTCGAGCGGCTGCGCGGCCGAGGCCTGGCGCAGTTCGGCGATGCTCTTCTCGAGCTCGACGAGACGCTTCTCGCGCTCGACGATCAGATTATTGCTCATGCCGCACGTACTCGAGCAGCCGAATGAGCGTCTCTTTCAACTTTCGCCGATCGACGACCATGTCGATCGCGCCCTTCTCCAATAGGAACTCGGCCGTCTGGAACTGGTCGGGCAGCCGCTGGCGTATCGTCTGCTCGATCACGCGCCGCCCGGCGAAGCCGATCATCGCCTTCGATTCGGCGACGATGACGTCGGCCTGGAACGCGAAGGATGCGGAGACGCCGCCGGTCGTCGGATCGGTGAGAACGACCGCGAAGAAGTTACCCTCTTCCATGAACGCCGCGACGGCCGCGGTCGTCTTCGCCATCTGCATGAGCGCCAGCATGCCCTCTTCCATGCGCGCGCCGCCCGAAGCCGAGAAGATAACGCACGGAACCTTGCGCTTGCGCGCCTCTTCGAGGAGCAGCGTAATCCGCTCGCCGGTGACGCGTCCCATCGTGCCGCCGCGAAAGTGGAAGTCCATGACGCCGAGGCCGACCGGGTGACCGCCGATCGTGCCGAAGCCGCAGACGACCGACTCCGAGAGACCGCTGCGTTCGCGATCGCCCTTCAGCTTCGCCGGATACGACTTCTTATCGGTCCAACCGAGCGGATCGCCGGCGACGACGTCTTGCCCGAGCTCGACGAACTCGCCGTCGAGAATCGAGGCGAGACGATCGTGGGCTCCCATGCGAAAGTGATGACCGCACCGATTGCAGACGTAGAGATTCGCCGCCAGGTCGCGCCGGTAGAGCACCTCGCCGCACTTCGGGCACTTGCTCCACAACGCCGCGTCGGAGTTTTGGACCTCCTTGTTGCGGCGCGTCGCCAGCCACTCGGGAATCGGCATCAGCCGTTACGCTCCTTCGCCGCCTGCGGGGAGAGCGACGCGGCGTAAAGCCGCGAGAGCTGTTTGAGATAGTTGAAGATCTCGCGCTGGTTGAGTTTCGACGTTCCTGCGACGCGATCGGTAAAGACGTACGGCACTTCGATCGCCCGTCCGTAATGCGCCTTCGCAATTACCTCCAAGCCGATCTTGAAGCCGATCGGATCGAGCGTCACGCCGTCGAGCGCCTCGCGCCGCACGAGGAAGTAGCCGCTCGTAACGTCCTTGACGTGCGTCAGCGGGCGCGCGAGCCAGCACGCGACGCGCGACGTGATGATGCGGCGCGCCGGCCAGTTCGCGATGCCGCCGCCCTCGACGTAGCGGCTGCCGACGGCCAGTCCGTACTGACCCGATTCGAGCGCGGCGACCATCTTCGGCAGTGCGGCGACGTCGTGGCTGAAATCGGCGTCCATCGCACCGAGCGCGACCGACTCGCTGCGAGCGATCTTCCAGCCGTCGATCACCGCGCTCGATAGGCCGAGCTTACCGCTGCGGTGTAGGCAGCGAACGGGCAGCGTCTTCGACAGCTCGTCGACGATCGCGCCGGTGCCGTCGGGCGAGTTGTCGTCAACGACGATCACCTCACCGTCGAGGGCATACGTGCGAAACGCAGTGTCGAGCGCGGCGAGCAACTTGCCGATGCCCGCGGCCTCGTTATAGGTCGGAATTACGATCGAAAACGGAAGTGACATGCCGATCGTTCTCTCTACGACGCGAAGGCGCCAATCACCGCCAGCAACGCGATCGCCGCGGTATCGGTTCGCAGAACGCGCCGGCCGAGGGAGATCGTCTGCGCCCCGGCACGCCGAGCCGATTCCGCTTCGTCGTGGGTAAAACCACCCTCGGGGCCGACGACGACGAGCGCGCGCCCCGCCGTCGGCAGTGCGGCTCCAAGACGCTCGTAGAGCGATCCCGGCGCCGCTAGTTCCCACGCGAAAAGCACCGCGTCGTAGGCCGCAAATCGCTCGAGCAGCGCGTCGAATCGCACGGGCTCGGCGACGTCCGGAACGTCGCGGCGCCCGCATTGTTGCGCGGCGCCGCGCGCCAGACGCCTCCATCGCTCGACCTGCTGCTCGCCGACGCCGCGGCGCACGCTGCGCTCGCAATAGAACGGAAGGAAGGCGCCCGCACCGAGTTCCGTGCCCTTCTCGATCACGTAATCCATCCGCCGGCCCTTCGGCACGGCCTGCGCGACGTCGGCGATCGGTCCGCGCAGCGGTTCGCCGCGAACGAGCCCGGCGAGCCGCGCGCGCACGACGGTCCCGACGTTTTCGAGCGATGCCGAGAACGCGGTCGCGCCCGAATCTATCACTTCGATCTCGTCGCCCTCGCGCAGGCGCAGCACCCGGACGATCTTGTGAGCGTCGCTGCCGCCGATCTCAACGATGCTCCCGATCTCCTTCGTGCCTTCGACGAAGAAACGGCGGGCGGTCACTCGGGGCGGAACGCATCCTTCACGCGCTCGAAGAACGTGCGCTCTTCGATCGCATCGCCGCCGGCGCGCGCGTACTCCTCGAGCACGCCGCGCTGGCGTTTGCTGAGTTTCGTCGGAACGACGACGTAGACGGTCACGTGATGGTCGCCGCGATGCGAGCCGCGCACGCTCGGCATTCCGAGCCCGCGCAACCGCAGCGTCGTGCCAGATTGCGTTCCGGGCGGAATCGTCAGCATCGCGTCGCCCCCGAGCGTCGGAACCCGGATCGACGAACCGAGCGCCGCCTGCGGAAAGCTCAGCGGTGCGTCGGCGAACGTGTCGCGGCCGTTGCGCTTGAAGACCCCGTGCGGCGCGATCTGCAGGTAGACGTAGAGGTCGCCCGGCGGGCCGCCGCGCGTCCCGGCCTCGCCGCTCCCGGCGATCTTGATGCGCGAGCCGTCGTCAACGCCGGCGGGAACGGTCACGTTCAATCTCGTCTCCACCTCGCGCCGCCCGACGCCGCCGCACCATTCACAAGGATGCGACGTAATGTGCCCCTCGCCGCGGCACTGAGCGCAGGGAGCCTGCGTGACGATCTGCCCGAGCGGAGTCTGCCGCATCGTGCGTATCGTTCCGCTTCCTCCGCAGGCGCCGCAGGAGACGACGACGGTTCCGGGCGCGGCACCGCTTCCGTTGCAGGTGGTGCAGTCGCCGAAGCGGTTGAAGACGATCTCTTTTGTCGCGCCGTGGAACGCCTCTTCGAGCGTAATCTGCTCGTCGTAGCGAAGGTCGGCGCCGCGTTCCGGTCCGGCGCGCCGCGGCCGCGCGCCGGCGCGCACGTTGCCGAAGAACATCTCGAAGATGTCGCCGAACGAGCCCGAGCCGAAGTTGAAGTCGCCGCCGCCCGCCGACGCGCCGTTGCCGACGACGCCGAAGCGATCGTACTGCTCGCGCTTGTGCGGGTCGGAGAGCACCTCGTACGCTTCGTTGATCTCTTTAAAGTGATGCTCGGCCTGCGACTTGTCGTCCGCGACGTCGGGATGGTGCCGGCGCGCGAGCTCTCGATACGCTCGTTTGATCGCATCCTTCGACGCGCCCCGGTCGACGCCGAGGACTTCGTAGTAATCCCGGGTCGGCATCTAGGCTAGCGGGAACTCCTCGACGTCCGAGAGACGGTGGCTCAACGTCTCCGCGGTACCGGCGGCGAGCGCGAGCAGACGCGCGTACGGCATCCGTCGCGGCCCGAGGATCGAGAGCATCCCCATCGCTTGGGTGCCGAAATGGTACGGAACCGTAACGACCGAGAGGTCTGCGAGCTCCTCGCTGCCGAGCTCGTGTCCGATCTTCACGCTCGCGGCGTCGGCGCTCGCCGCATCCGAGACGATCTGGTAGAGCGTCTTCTGCTCTTCGACGATGCGCAGTATCGAGCGCAGTTTTCGCAAATCCTGAAACTCGGGCTGATCGAGCAGGTTCTGCGCGCCGGCGGCCGCCACGGTGGGCTGTTCGCTCGAGCGCGCCGAGAGAACCGCAGCGACGACGGCATTGCGCAGGTCGTCGGAGACTCCGGCCTTCTGTGCCGCTTGCGCGATCTCGCTCTCGCCGACGTCGCGCAGCGTGCGATCGGCGAAGCGCGCGTTGAGCGCGTTCGAGAACCGCGTCAGATCGTCGGGCTGCACCTCGGCACCGAGCTCGAAGAGACTCTGCGCCGCGACGCCGATCGAGGTGACGACGATTGCGACGCCGGTGTGGGGCGAGAGCCAGATCAGTTGGATGTGCTTGAAGAGCGTCGCCTCTTGCTGCGGCTTCGTCACGAAGGCCAAGTTGTTCGAGAGACGGCCGAGCAGCCGGGTCGTATGCTCGATGATCTCGTCGAGCTCTCGCGTGGCGTCGCCGAGCTCGTCGCGGATGCGCCGGCGCTCGCCTTCGCTCAACTCCTCGGGCTGCATCAGGCTATCGACGTACGTGCGGTAGCCCGCGTCGGACGGAATCCGCCCGGCGGACGTGTGCGGCTGCACGAGATACCCCCCGGCCTCGAGCTCGGCCATCTCGTTGCGAACGGTCGCCGAGCTGATCCCGAGGTTGTACTTCTGCGTGAGGGACTGCGAGCCGACGGGCTCGGCCGTCGCTATGTACTCATAGACGACGGTCGCGAGGATATACGCCTTGCGCTTGTCCAGGCCTGACTTCTCTGCCACGCCCCCTACTGTAGCACTCCCGCCCCGGGAGTGCTAGCCGGGGGCGTCTCAGCTTGGGCTCGCTCGATTGCCCCGGCCAGCTCGTCCCAGTTCAGCCCCCCGACGGAGACGTAGGAGACGTCCCCGCTCGGGGCGAGCACGAGGGTGACCGGAACGGCCGAGACCGAGTAGATCCGGAAGACCGCTCCCTCGATATCCTCGACGAGCGGCAGCGCGATCTTCGCCGCCTGCAAGTACCGCGCGGCGACGTCGGGGCTCTCGTCGGAGATCGTCACGATCGCCACGGCGTCGCCGAAACGCTCGCGCGCGCGGACGAACTCCCGCAGTTCCTGCGTGCAAGCGTGGCACCACGTCGCCCAAAAATCTATGACGACGACTCGACCGCGAAGGTCGGAGAGCGACGTCGTGCCGTGCGCGGTGGGAAAGACGAAGTTCGGCGGCGGCAGATCGTAATGGATCGTCGCGAGGCCCGTTGCGGGCGCGGTGAGTGCCGCGAGAACGAGTGCAGCGAACATCTCGGTGCGCGGAATTTTCGGCAGGCATGGTCGTTCCGCCTAGGTAACGCTGCGCTCCATGACCAGCTCTGCGATCGAGGCGCTGCTCGAGGAGAGCCGCCGTTTTCCGCCGTCGCCGGAGTTCGCCGCTCAAGCGAACGCGGCGGCCGGAATCTACGAGGAGGCCGAACGCGATTACCTCGAGTTCTGGGCGTCGTGGGCGCGCAAGCTCGAATGGATAGAGCCGTTCGGCGTCACGTTGGAGTGGAACGAGCCGTTCGCAAAATGGTTCCCCGACGGCCGGCTCAACGTGTCGGCTAACTGCTTGGATCGCCACGTCCGCGACGGACGCGGCGAGCGCATCGCCTACTACTACGAGGGCGAGCCGGGCGATCGCCGCACGATTACCTATCGCGAGCTGCTCGACGACGTCTGCCGTTTCGCCAACGGGCTGCGCGCGCTCGGCATTCGGCGCGGAGACCGCGTCGCGATCTACATGCCGATGATTCCCGAACTCCCGGTCGCGATGCTCGCCTGCGCGCGCATCGGCGCCGCGCACTCGGTGATCTTCGGCGGCTTCTCGCCGGAGTCGATCGTCGATCGCGTCAACGACGCACAGTGCGCGGCGCTGATCACGGCCGATTTCGGCTGGCGCCGCGGAGCGAAGGTTCCGCTCAAGCGCAACTGCGACGTCGCGATGGAGCGCACGCCGTCGATCAAACGCTGCATCGTCGCGCGCCGCGTCGGCGACGACGTCTTCATGCACGAGGGACGCGACTACTGGTGGGACGAGGTCGTCGCGGGGCAGCCGGCGGACTGCGAGCCGGAGGCGATGGGGGCGGAGGATCTGCTCTTTCTCTTATACACGAGCGGCACGACCGCGAAGCCGAAGGGAATCAAACACACGACCGGCGGCTATCTGACGCACGCGGCGATGAGCCACAAGCTCGTCTTCGATTTAAAAGAAGAGCGCGACGTCTACTGGTGCACCGCCGACATCGGTTGGGTGACGGGCCATTCGTATATTGTCTACGGACCGCTGGCAAACTGCGCGACGAGCGTCCTCTATGAAGGCACGCCCGACTTCCCCGAAAAGGATCGCTTCTGGGATATCGTCGAGCGTTACGGCGTCACGATCCTCTACACCGCTCCGACCGCGATCCGCACGTTCATGAAATGGGGCCCGCAGTACCCCGCGCGTCACGATCTTTCGTCGCTGCGTGTGCTCGGCACCGTCGGCGAGCCGATCAATCCCGAAGCATGGATCTGGTATCGCGAGTGGATCGGCGGCAATCGCGTTCCCGTCGTGGATACGTGGTGGCAGACGGAGACCGGCGGCATCATGATCGCGCCGCTGCCGGGCGTGACGACGCTTCTTCCCGGCAGCGCCACGAAGCCGTTGCCGGGCATCGCGGCCGACGTCGTCAACGATCGCGGAGAATCGGTGCCGCTCGGCGGCGGCGGTTACGTCGTGCTGACGCGCCCGTGGCCGGGCATGTTGCGCGGCATCTGGGGCGACGACGAACGCTACGAGCAGACGTATTGGTCGCGCTTCCCGCATCTCTACTTCGCCGGCGACGGCGGCCATCGCGACGCCGACGGCAACTTCTGGTTCATGGGGCGCATCGACGACGTGATGAACGTCAGCGGTCACCGCATCTCGACGACCGAGGTCGAGAGCGCGCTCGTCGATCACCCGGCCGTCGCCGAAGCCGCGGTCTGCGGCAAGCTCGACGACGTTACCGGCCAGGCCGTCTACGCGTTCGTCTCGCTCAAGGGCGGCGAGACCGGATCGCCCGCGTTTGCCGACGAGCTGCGCGACCACGTCGGCGCGAAGCTCGGCAAGTTCACGCGGCCGAAGTACGTCACGTTCACGCAGGAGCTGCCGAAGACGCGCAGCGGCAAGATCATGCGGCGTCTGCTGCGCGACATCGCCGAAGGGCGCTCGCTCGGCGACACGACGACGCTCGCCGATTCGTCGATCGTCAAGGAGCTGCAAGAGCGCGCGAAGGTCGAGGTCACGCAGGACGAGTAGCGGCGAAGAACGCCTCGAGATCGTCGAGATGCTCGATGCGCGTGGCCGGCGGTAACGCGGAGAGGATCGTCTCGCCGTAACGCGTCGAGGCGGCGCGGCCGTCGAGGAGCGCGACGAGACCGCGATCGCTGACGCTGCGAATCAGCCGGCCGAAGCCCTGCTTGAGGCGCACCGTCGCGGCCGGAATCATGTAGTGCTCGAACCCGTCGAGCCCGCGCTCCTCGAGCGCGCGCACGCGCGCCATCACGAGCGGATCGCTCGGCGACGGGAACGGAAGCCGGTCGATGATGACGCACGAAAGCGCGTCGCCGACGATGTCGATGCCCTCCCAGAAGGTCGCCGTGCCGAAGAGCACCGCGCCGGGCGTGCGCCGGAACCATTCGAGGAGATGGGCGCGCGGCAGCTCTCCCTGCAGGCGCATCGGGAACGCGAGCCGATCGCGCACGAGCGCGTGCACCTCGCGCAGCCGCGCGTACGACGTAAAGAGGACGAAGGCGCGGCCGCCGGTGCGGTCGAGACACTCCTCGACGAGCGGCGCCGCGCGGCGCGCGAACTCCGACGACTTCGGATTGACCTCGGCGGGAGCGATGAAGAGGCGAGCTTGCCGGGCGTAATCGAAGGGCGACGGGGCGATCAGCTCTTGCGCGTCGTCTATCCCGAGCGTCCGGCGGACGAACTCGAAGGAACGATGCGTCGCGAGCGTCGCGCTCGTCAGCACGACGCTCTGCGCGCGCGCGAAGAGCGCCGCGCGCAGAAAATCGGCGACCTCGTGCGGGGCGCAGTTCACGCAGAAGCGGCCGTCGCCGTCGCCGCGCTCGGCCCACGCGATCGTCTCGGGAACCCCCGCCTGCGCGCGATCTATCACCGCCTCGTGCGCGAGCACGGAGCGCAGCGCCAGATCGCGGCGGCGTTCGGCCTCGCCGGGGACGTCGGCGTTTCTCTTCAGGCCGGCGACGGCGTTGGCGAAGAGCCAGTTTTCGAGCCGGTAGAGCGCGAGTCGCAGCACCTCGAGCGCCGGCCCCGCGTCTTCGTTGGCCGCGAGGGGATAGCGATCGGCCGGCACGAGCGCGAGCGCCCCCTCGAGACGGCGCACGCCGTCTTCGAACTCGCGGTCGAAATCCGAGGGCAGTTCGTAGGCGCGGCGGATCTTGCGAAGCATCCGTCCGATCGTCGCGCCCGAGAGCACGGCGGTCAGCGCGTCGGTGGCCCATCGTTCGCATTGGTGCGCCTCGTCGAGCACGACGACGTCGTACGGCGGGAGCAACCCGCCGCCGACGGCGAGGTCGAGAAAGAAGAGCGCGTGGTTGACGACGACGAGATCGGCGTACTTTGCCTGCTCGCGCTTCTGAAAGAAGAAACAATCGCGAAATTGCGAGCAGATCTCGCCGACGCACTCGTCGGCATCGGCGTCGAGCTGCTCCCATTCGTCGGCGGGAGGAACGAAGGCGAGTTCGGCGCGGTCTCCGCTCTCGGTGCGGTCGGCCCACTCCCAGACGCGCTGCATCGAGCGCGACGACGCGAGCAGACGATCGGCGCGCATCCGCTCGAGCTTCTGGCGGCATAGATAGTGCGAGCGCCCCTTGAGCAGCGTGACGCGAACCGGCTCGCCGAGGGCCTTTTCGACGAGCGGGATGTCTTTCTGAACGAGCTGCTCCTGCAGCGCGATCGTGCCGGTCGAGAGCACGACCTTCTTCCCGCTCCGGACCGCCGGAACGAGATACGCAAGCGACTTGCCGACGCCGGTGCCCGCTTCGACGATCGTGTGCATCCCCTCGAGCATGCCGCGCTCGACGAGCTGCGCCATCTGCAGCTGTCCGTCGCGCGGCTCGTAGGCGTCGAGCGTTCGCGCGATTGGGCCGGAGGCTCCGAAGATCTCCTCGAGATTAGGGAGCATCTTCGTACTCTGTCTCGAGCTCCCGTCCGGTGTGCGCGTCCACGACGACCGGTGCGACGCGGCGCGGCGGCGAGTACATCGCGAAGGTCAGCACGAAGCCGGCGAGCAGCCCGGCGACGTGGGCTTGCCACGAGATCGCCGGCACGGTGAACGTGATGATCAGATTGATCACCAAGATGCCGATGTTGGAGCGTACGAGTTCCATCCCGGGCTTGCCGAGTTTGAACCCGATCGCGAAGAGCGCGCCGAAGAGCCCGAAGATCGCGCCGCTCGCGCCGACCGTCGCGACGAGAGGATTGCTGAAGTAGACGACGCCGAGGCCCGACGCCACGAGCGAGACCATGTAGACGAGCAGCATCCGCCACGACCCGAGCGCGAACTCGATGAAGCGTCCGAGAAACCAGAGCGACATCATGTTCACGCCGATGTGGATGAGACCGCCGTGCAAGAATGCGCCGGTCAGGATGCGCCACCACTGCCCGTTCTGGAGCACGAGCTGCGGAATGAGCGCGCCCTCGGCTAGCACGCGCTGCATCCCGCTATCGTCGGTTCCGAATCCGGTGAGCATCCCCGGACCGC
It includes:
- a CDS encoding ATP-dependent DNA helicase; its protein translation is MLPNLEEIFGASGPIARTLDAYEPRDGQLQMAQLVERGMLEGMHTIVEAGTGVGKSLAYLVPAVRSGKKVVLSTGTIALQEQLVQKDIPLVEKALGEPVRVTLLKGRSHYLCRQKLERMRADRLLASSRSMQRVWEWADRTESGDRAELAFVPPADEWEQLDADADECVGEICSQFRDCFFFQKREQAKYADLVVVNHALFFLDLAVGGGLLPPYDVVVLDEAHQCERWATDALTAVLSGATIGRMLRKIRRAYELPSDFDREFEDGVRRLEGALALVPADRYPLAANEDAGPALEVLRLALYRLENWLFANAVAGLKRNADVPGEAERRRDLALRSVLAHEAVIDRAQAGVPETIAWAERGDGDGRFCVNCAPHEVADFLRAALFARAQSVVLTSATLATHRSFEFVRRTLGIDDAQELIAPSPFDYARQARLFIAPAEVNPKSSEFARRAAPLVEECLDRTGGRAFVLFTSYARLREVHALVRDRLAFPMRLQGELPRAHLLEWFRRTPGAVLFGTATFWEGIDIVGDALSCVIIDRLPFPSPSDPLVMARVRALEERGLDGFEHYMIPAATVRLKQGFGRLIRSVSDRGLVALLDGRAASTRYGETILSALPPATRIEHLDDLEAFFAATRPA
- a CDS encoding rhomboid family intramembrane serine protease, which gives rise to MITRFLIVLNLIGYAWEIYVGGPGMLTGFGTDDSGMQRVLAEGALIPQLVLQNGQWWRILTGAFLHGGLIHIGVNMMSLWFLGRFIEFALGSWRMLLVYMVSLVASGLGVVYFSNPLVATVGASGAIFGLFGALFAIGFKLGKPGMELVRSNIGILVINLIITFTVPAISWQAHVAGLLAGFVLTFAMYSPPRRVAPVVVDAHTGRELETEYEDAP